In a genomic window of Oncorhynchus keta strain PuntledgeMale-10-30-2019 chromosome 28, Oket_V2, whole genome shotgun sequence:
- the jcada gene encoding uncharacterized protein jcada isoform X2, with protein sequence MYSVEDLLISHGYKLPQNTSTAPTAVSPTPPSSYDNKRYGDPSSCRQEILESRSGGGHGTVNGYEIDSAPGVYVFGNNNCRKPQPPAPTKSYSSSHTDNAWRDRNSQPQRREADSGNQGDTHSLGDSLTTDSGFCEGPRGVYSESRGHRDVSYWRRRGQDFSVLLDYADFREPRGGGYRSEGVQQPQRQEVPPEDQRQQRERQRWAVQSQSQSQSQSQSQAQSQAQSRSKQREAALQQWTTAAVERKCQSLGTDEWRPAVVSFARQLSDSEGDSWARAQDQQQLQQRHLRTPDGAVVVMGPRNKGKSQSLPRMLPPDSLQYVAMSGSVGSGQDVYRKVNGHPGSHHDPYNRYNHNQAGTGDRDRWSENDSRPSSQASMASQLSQASLVPKTRFSRPLRPPSYEVHQQTRGSSETLSGDPAAASTPQPQARDRTPLPHPRMGDPRLDYYSQDGGSGTDPPGYIPPPSYPPKRAPLMRGGHGGHRGYGEVPVNYRYHQVFQQQQMRGTPDPWFSSRHTGGGGSWPEPQREPLRERSVPHRKQLYPGYSEQQHQPGLGPGIQYIHDPRVRQNSGGGSSSLGGGGNSMTDPDNIRHIRNSTSSELPSVTVSDHSSDDSAFLSLASTGAPPTLASTSDPASPTTPKSTSDYDNKNNRWKQQHSDLHKETDSLDNFPAATDQNCNRYNPKNNLGGFSAFHSPAPASSVLLSSSSDQGFSETTITQVKKIVPADSGVDHNNRNSKRKSHSETIFCLVSVPIHMQQQQTNKDSVSTADQNNNEKMPDSLPSSLPIVSVFATEDNQNTVVQSDNSQSLRSKSLSDMGLKPPSHTSSFSSMRSTRKGPLRKEIVDAWSLQASADKELCYAGSWPGDQYRNQETQTSSPVKGPGCTGGTGPPGGQGGQEPGHPASDTTTDSGVGPDCSSVSASYGVGYPMKGQKNLHPSSNSAFSRLSISPAQPLSLPSLPPQPPPSGSGEERDQHTSTSRKTGATTTTSNTTTKPPDDVNANSQGQVAFGQFLLKPVSRRPWDAIEELECFNKAAGVELDQIQKNQKVQPRRPSVDQCIDVLDEVYRNIMELSGEDTQHQHQHQPIAPPPLDSERETVSLPDQRLNNKPNNNVPTIRPRLDSWGPGSSIDPEYREVRSAFSRPQPQNRTSIPRPLREDLVPTGFRDYKLHNEQSDHRETYDPRLTYRQEQDVAKESLLRDVGLTVYTEAPGSLGEQDQHCGPTFTPLTSLDHEELCHNVQLLWESGEKPSLAKSSRVEVAHIREGSNKDELGPTKAVEEERKVKPDNVPVVPPRFRGHEPNLNIRRARSENSRSPRGEGLQGSPRPGRLTREAAIAFKDGDYRYSVSSDPLSWRNEATLADRHLETLLIKEKANTRPTEDLSNLYEVKCAKGIPENETMEQRAARILGIDVAPDSLQSRVQEREEESLQGVVEESEEEGETGISETQAHGPYREQQNQYDTKTGEETPELHPEGAQAVESLGLVEQKEEEQEHRDNTENKRQHKEETQEHSPDRDTETKRRQYEEVMEVEVSVVTLGEEKGGGPSKDDSLSVYEDRHAGGGGESQSHPSMVLELPEFPPSSLPLSLPMTRDEELALSVLSVGGGGERQGKKGHGSGGASPRLSSSPSSILPGCTESMAHMDEPFSVSRIRVRSSGEAEPEQETGVVVEAERENDANPGEGMRQAEEKREGGEMEELRMESKAEGKEIEDEPDIVQEEEEKEEVKIKRKKDEEKEPKTKREEKTREGQEAERSEKPDVQQEVRPEPVSRPMKPPLLPKPIPKPRSGTVTKREITLPLSFSVSSCGSSPTLEDGEMLSDSYDPSRVERV encoded by the exons ATGTACAGCGTGGAGGACCTGCTTATCTCTCATGGATACAAGCTGCCCCAAAACACCTCTACCGCCCCCACTGCCGTCTCCCCCACCCCCCCGTCCTCCTACGATAACAAGCGTTACGGCGACCCTTCCTCCTGTCGCCAGGAGATCTTAGAGAGCCGGTCTGGTGGTGGTCACGGCACGGTGAACGGGTATGAGATAGACTCTGCGCCGGGGGTGTATGTGTTCGGCAACAATAACTGCAGGAAGCCCCAGCCACCAGCCCCAACCAAAAGCTACTCCTCGAGTCACACTGACAATgcatggagggacaggaacagccAACCACAGAGGAGGGAAGCCGACAGCGGTAACCAAGGTGACACCCACTCCTTGGGCGATTCTCTCACGACAGATAGCGG GTTCTGTGAGGGGCCCAGAGGGGTGTATTCAGAGTCCAGGGGCCACCGAGACGTGTCctactggaggaggagaggccaggaCTTCAGTGTTCTCCTGGATTACGCTGACTTCAGAGAACCTCGAGGAGGAGGCTATAGGTCAGAGGGGGTGCAGCAGCCGCAGAGACAGGAG gTGCCCCCAGAGGATCAGCGGCAGCAGCGTGAGAGGCAGCGTTgggcagtccagtcccagtcccagtcccagtcccagtcccagtcccaggcCCAGTCCCAGGCCCAGTCCCGCTCCAAGCAGAGAGAGGCAGCGCTGCAGCAGTGGACGACGGCTGCCGTGGAGAGGAAGTGTCAGAGCCTGGGCACGGACGAGTGGCGACCCGCCGTGGTCAGCTTCGCCCGCCAGCTGTCGGACAGTGAGGGCGACAGTTGGGCTCGGGCTCAGGACCAACAGCAACTGCAGCAGCGCCACCTCCGGACACCCGATGGCGCTGTGGTTGTAATGGGGCCCAGGAACAAAGGGAAGTCCCAGTCTCTTCCCCGAATGCTGCCGCCGGACAGCCTGCAATACGTGGCCATGTCTGGGTCTGTTGGGTCTGGGCAGGACGTGTACAGGAAGGTCAACGGCCATCCAGGGTCCCATCACGACCCTTACAACAGATATAACCACAACCAGGctgggacaggggacagggacaggtggTCTGAGAATGACAGCAGACCATCCAGTCAGGCAAGTATGGCCAGCCAGCTTAGCCAGGCCTCTCTGGTACCAAAGACCCGGTTCAGCCGTCCCCTGCGGCCTCCGTCCTACGAGGTGCACCAGCAGACCCGGGGGAGTTCTGAGACGCTGTCAGGAGacccagcagcagcatcaactcCACAGCCCCAGGCCAGGGACagaacccccctcccccaccccaggATGGGTGACCCCAGGCTGGACTATTATTCACAAGATGGAGGGTCCGGCACGGATCCTCCGGGTTATATCCCTCCCCCATCGTATCCCCCCAAGAGAGCTCCGCTTATGAGAGGGGGCCATGGAGGTCACAGGGGCTATGGAGAGGTCCCAGTGAACTACAG GTACCACCAGGTGTTCCAGCAGCAACAGATGCGTGGGACCCCGGACCCCTGGTTCAGTAGCAGACACACCGGTGGAGGAGGGTCCTGGCCGGAGCCTCAGAGAGAGCCCCTCCGAGAGAGGAGCGTGCCCCACCGGAAGCAGCTCTACCCTGGCTACAGCGAGCAGCAGCACCAGCCGGGTCTTGGTCCTGGCATCCAGTACATCCACGACCCACGTGTCCGACAAAATTCCGGGGGAGGAAGCTCGTCTCTAGGCGGCGGAGGTAACTCCATGACGGACCCCGACAACATTCGCCACATCCGTAACTCCACATCCTCTGAGCTTCCCAGTGTCACCGTGTCAGACCATTCGTCTGATGACAGTGCCTTCCTGTCCCTCGCCTCCACGGGGGCCCCGCCGACACTTGCCAGCACGTCAGATCCAGCCAGTCCCACAACGCCGAAGTCTACTAGCGACTATGACAATAAGAATAACCGGTGGAAGCAGCAGCACAGCGATTTGCACAAAGAGACTGACTCACTAGATAACTTCCCAGCAGCAACTGACCAAAACTGTAACAGGTATAATCCCAAAAACAACCTAGGTGGTTTCTCTGCCTTCCATTCCCCAGCCCCGGCCTCATCGGTGCTTCTTAGCTCCAGCTCAGACCAAGGATTCTCGGAAACAACCATCACGCAGGTGAAGAAGATAGTTCCAGCAGACTCGGGGGTAGACCACAACAACAGAAACTCTAAGAGGAAGTCTCACAGTGAGACCATATTCTGCCTGGTGTCTGTCCCCATCCACATGCAGCAACAACAAACCAATAAAGACTCAGTCTCCACAGCAGACCAGAACAATAACGAGAAGATGCCTGACAGTCTGCCAAGTAGTCTGCCAATCGTGAGCGTCTTCGCCACAGAAGACAACCAAAACACTGTGGTCCAATCAGACAACAGCCAAAGCCTCCGTAGCAAGTCGTTATCAGACATGGGTCTCAAACCCCCCTCCCACACCAGCAGCTTCAGTTCTATGAGAAGCACCAGGAAGGGTCCTCTGAGGAAGGAGATAGTAGACGCCTGGTCACTCCAGGCCAGTGCTGACAAGGAGCTGTGCTATGCCGGCTCCTGGCCTGGGGACCAATACAGGAACCAGGAAACCCAGACCAGCTCCCCCGTGAAGGGTCCTGGGTGTACAGGGGGGACAGGTCCACCTGGAGGACAGGGGGGTCAGGAGCCAGGCCACCCGGCCTCAGACACAACCACAGACAGCGGCGTGGGCCCCGACTGCAGCTCTGTGTCCGCCTCCTACGGCGTGGGCTACCCCATGAAAGGCCAGAAGAACCTCCACCCGTCCAGCAACAGCGCCTTCTCCCGCCTCAGTATCAGCCCGGCCCAGCCCCTGTCACTTCCATCACTCCCACCCCAGCCTCCACCCTCTGGatctggggaggagagagaccaacatACCTCCACATCCAGAAAGACTggtgctactaccaccacctccaACACCACTACCAAACCCCCAGACGATGTCAACGCTAACAGCCAGGGCCAGGTGGCGTTTGGTCAGTTCCTGCTGAAGCCGGTGAGCCGGCGGCCGTGGGACGCCATCGAGGAGCTGGAGTGTTTCAACAAGGCTGCAGGCGTAGAACTAGACCAGATCCAGAAGAACCAGAAGGTCCAGCCCAGGAGACCCAGTGTGGACCAgtgtatagatgtcctggatgagGTGTACAGGAACATCATGGAGCTGAGCGGAGAAGACacacaacatcaacatcaacatcagcCCATAGCCCCTCCCCCTCTAGATTCTGAGCGGGAGACAGTTAGCCTTCCAGACCAGCGCCTGAATAACAAACCCAACAACAACGTCCCTACCATCAGGCCCAGACTAGACAGCTGGGGCCCTGGTTCCTCTATAGACCCAGAATATAGGGAGGTGAGGAGTGCCTTCTCCAGGCCCCAGCCCCAGAACAGGACCAGCATCCCCAGACCACTGAGAGAGGACCTGGTGCCAACTGGTTTCAGAGACTACAAACTCCACAATGAACAGAGTGACCACAGGGAAACCTATGACCCCAGGCTTACCTATAGGCAGGAGCAGGACGTCGCCAAGGAGTCTCTACTGAGGGACGTGGGGCTCACCGTCTACACTGAGGCCCCTGGGAGTCTCGGAGAGCAGGACCAGCACTGTGGCCCCACATTCACACCGCTCACATCGTTAGACCACGAGGAACTATGTCACAACGTACAGCTATTATGGGAGAGTGGAGAGAAACCATCTCTAGCCAAAAGCAGCCGGGTTGAGGTTGCGCACATCCGTGAGGGAAGTAATAAGGACGAGCTGGGCCCCACTAAAGcagtggaagaggagaggaaggtaaAGCCGGATAATGTGCCCGTCGTGCCACCCAGATTCAGAGGCCATGAGCCCAATCTGAACATCCGCAGGGCACGGAGTGAGAACAGCAGGTCGCCAAGAGGTGAAGGGTTGCAGGGGTCACCACGCCCCGGCAGGCTGACCCGGGAGGCAGCGATCGCCTTCAAGGATGGCGACTACAGATACAGCGTCAGCTCCGATCCTCTGAGTTGGCGTAACGAGGCGACGTTGGCAGATCGACACCTGGAGACCCTGCTGATCAAGGAGAAGGCGAACACCAGGCCAACGGAGGACCTGAGTAATCTATATGAGGTGAAGTGTGCCAAGGGGATCCCTGAGAACGAGACGATGGAGCAGAGAGCAGCCAGGATACTGGGGATAGACGTAGCCCCGGATTCACTGCAGAGCCGggtccaggagagagaggaggagtcactgcagggggtggtggaggagagcgaggaggaaggagagactggCATAAGTGAAACGCAGGCACACGGCCCTTACAGAGAGCAGCAGAACCAATATGACACAAAGACTGGGGAAGAGACACCAGAACTCCATCCAGAAGGAGCACAGGCTGTGGAATCACTGGGCCTGGTTgaacagaaagaggaggagcaggagcatagagacaacacagagaataAGAGACAACACAAAGAAGAAACCCAGGAGCACAGTccggacagagacacggagacaaaGAGAAGACAGTACGAAgaagtgatggaggtagaggtatcCGTGGTTACCttgggagaggagaaaggaggaggaccCAGTAAGGATGACAGCCTATCAGTATATGAAGACAGACAtgctggaggaggtggagagagccAGAGCCACCCCTCCATGGTGCTGGAGCTACCGGAGTTCCCTCCCAGTagtctgcccctgtctctgcccatGACCCGAGACGAGGAGCTGGCCCTCAGCGTGCTGAGTgtgggagggggtggggagaggcaAGGAAAGAAGGGACATGGTAGTGGTGGTGCCTCCCCCAGGCTCTCCTCGTCCCCCTCCTCCATATTACCTGGCTGCACGGAGAGCATGGCCCACATGGATGAGCCATTCTCCGTCTCCCGCATCCGTGTCAGGAGTTCAGGAGAGGCAGAACCAGAACAAGAGACCGGGGTAGTGgtagaggcagagcgagagaacGATGCAAACCCAGGGGAAGGGATGaggcaggcagaggagaagagagaggggggggagatggaggagttgAGGATGGAGTCCAAGGCGGAGGGGAAAGAGATAGAAGATGAGCCAGATATcgtgcaggaggaggaggagaaagaggaagtcAAAATcaagaggaagaaggatgaggagAAAGAGCCAAAGacgaaaagagaggagaagacaagAGAGGGGCAGGAG gcagagaggagtgAGAAACCAGATGTCCAACAGGAGGTTAGGCCAGAGCCGGTCTCCAGACCTAtgaaacctcctctcctccccaagcCCATCCCTAAACCTCGTAGCGGCACGGTGACCAAGAGAGAGATCACCCTCCCCCTGAGCTTCAGTGTGTCTTCCTGTGGCTCTTCTCCCACCCTAGAGGACGGCGAGATGCTCTCGG ACTCCTATGATCCTAGTCGAGTGGAGAGAGTGTAA
- the jcada gene encoding uncharacterized protein jcada isoform X1, whose amino-acid sequence MYSVEDLLISHGYKLPQNTSTAPTAVSPTPPSSYDNKRYGDPSSCRQEILESRSGGGHGTVNGYEIDSAPGVYVFGNNNCRKPQPPAPTKSYSSSHTDNAWRDRNSQPQRREADSGNQGDTHSLGDSLTTDSGFCEGPRGVYSESRGHRDVSYWRRRGQDFSVLLDYADFREPRGGGYRSEGVQQPQRQEVPPEDQRQQRERQRWAVQSQSQSQSQSQSQAQSQAQSRSKQREAALQQWTTAAVERKCQSLGTDEWRPAVVSFARQLSDSEGDSWARAQDQQQLQQRHLRTPDGAVVVMGPRNKGKSQSLPRMLPPDSLQYVAMSGSVGSGQDVYRKVNGHPGSHHDPYNRYNHNQAGTGDRDRWSENDSRPSSQASMASQLSQASLVPKTRFSRPLRPPSYEVHQQTRGSSETLSGDPAAASTPQPQARDRTPLPHPRMGDPRLDYYSQDGGSGTDPPGYIPPPSYPPKRAPLMRGGHGGHRGYGEVPVNYRYHQVFQQQQMRGTPDPWFSSRHTGGGGSWPEPQREPLRERSVPHRKQLYPGYSEQQHQPGLGPGIQYIHDPRVRQNSGGGSSSLGGGGNSMTDPDNIRHIRNSTSSELPSVTVSDHSSDDSAFLSLASTGAPPTLASTSDPASPTTPKSTSDYDNKNNRWKQQHSDLHKETDSLDNFPAATDQNCNRYNPKNNLGGFSAFHSPAPASSVLLSSSSDQGFSETTITQVKKIVPADSGVDHNNRNSKRKSHSETIFCLVSVPIHMQQQQTNKDSVSTADQNNNEKMPDSLPSSLPIVSVFATEDNQNTVVQSDNSQSLRSKSLSDMGLKPPSHTSSFSSMRSTRKGPLRKEIVDAWSLQASADKELCYAGSWPGDQYRNQETQTSSPVKGPGCTGGTGPPGGQGGQEPGHPASDTTTDSGVGPDCSSVSASYGVGYPMKGQKNLHPSSNSAFSRLSISPAQPLSLPSLPPQPPPSGSGEERDQHTSTSRKTGATTTTSNTTTKPPDDVNANSQGQVAFGQFLLKPVSRRPWDAIEELECFNKAAGVELDQIQKNQKVQPRRPSVDQCIDVLDEVYRNIMELSGEDTQHQHQHQPIAPPPLDSERETVSLPDQRLNNKPNNNVPTIRPRLDSWGPGSSIDPEYREVRSAFSRPQPQNRTSIPRPLREDLVPTGFRDYKLHNEQSDHRETYDPRLTYRQEQDVAKESLLRDVGLTVYTEAPGSLGEQDQHCGPTFTPLTSLDHEELCHNVQLLWESGEKPSLAKSSRVEVAHIREGSNKDELGPTKAVEEERKVKPDNVPVVPPRFRGHEPNLNIRRARSENSRSPRGEGLQGSPRPGRLTREAAIAFKDGDYRYSVSSDPLSWRNEATLADRHLETLLIKEKANTRPTEDLSNLYEVKCAKGIPENETMEQRAARILGIDVAPDSLQSRVQEREEESLQGVVEESEEEGETGISETQAHGPYREQQNQYDTKTGEETPELHPEGAQAVESLGLVEQKEEEQEHRDNTENKRQHKEETQEHSPDRDTETKRRQYEEVMEVEVSVVTLGEEKGGGPSKDDSLSVYEDRHAGGGGESQSHPSMVLELPEFPPSSLPLSLPMTRDEELALSVLSVGGGGERQGKKGHGSGGASPRLSSSPSSILPGCTESMAHMDEPFSVSRIRVRSSGEAEPEQETGVVVEAERENDANPGEGMRQAEEKREGGEMEELRMESKAEGKEIEDEPDIVQEEEEKEEVKIKRKKDEEKEPKTKREEKTREGQEVEKDEVVEPDEKREGQEAERSEKPDVQQEVRPEPVSRPMKPPLLPKPIPKPRSGTVTKREITLPLSFSVSSCGSSPTLEDGEMLSDSYDPSRVERV is encoded by the exons ATGTACAGCGTGGAGGACCTGCTTATCTCTCATGGATACAAGCTGCCCCAAAACACCTCTACCGCCCCCACTGCCGTCTCCCCCACCCCCCCGTCCTCCTACGATAACAAGCGTTACGGCGACCCTTCCTCCTGTCGCCAGGAGATCTTAGAGAGCCGGTCTGGTGGTGGTCACGGCACGGTGAACGGGTATGAGATAGACTCTGCGCCGGGGGTGTATGTGTTCGGCAACAATAACTGCAGGAAGCCCCAGCCACCAGCCCCAACCAAAAGCTACTCCTCGAGTCACACTGACAATgcatggagggacaggaacagccAACCACAGAGGAGGGAAGCCGACAGCGGTAACCAAGGTGACACCCACTCCTTGGGCGATTCTCTCACGACAGATAGCGG GTTCTGTGAGGGGCCCAGAGGGGTGTATTCAGAGTCCAGGGGCCACCGAGACGTGTCctactggaggaggagaggccaggaCTTCAGTGTTCTCCTGGATTACGCTGACTTCAGAGAACCTCGAGGAGGAGGCTATAGGTCAGAGGGGGTGCAGCAGCCGCAGAGACAGGAG gTGCCCCCAGAGGATCAGCGGCAGCAGCGTGAGAGGCAGCGTTgggcagtccagtcccagtcccagtcccagtcccagtcccagtcccaggcCCAGTCCCAGGCCCAGTCCCGCTCCAAGCAGAGAGAGGCAGCGCTGCAGCAGTGGACGACGGCTGCCGTGGAGAGGAAGTGTCAGAGCCTGGGCACGGACGAGTGGCGACCCGCCGTGGTCAGCTTCGCCCGCCAGCTGTCGGACAGTGAGGGCGACAGTTGGGCTCGGGCTCAGGACCAACAGCAACTGCAGCAGCGCCACCTCCGGACACCCGATGGCGCTGTGGTTGTAATGGGGCCCAGGAACAAAGGGAAGTCCCAGTCTCTTCCCCGAATGCTGCCGCCGGACAGCCTGCAATACGTGGCCATGTCTGGGTCTGTTGGGTCTGGGCAGGACGTGTACAGGAAGGTCAACGGCCATCCAGGGTCCCATCACGACCCTTACAACAGATATAACCACAACCAGGctgggacaggggacagggacaggtggTCTGAGAATGACAGCAGACCATCCAGTCAGGCAAGTATGGCCAGCCAGCTTAGCCAGGCCTCTCTGGTACCAAAGACCCGGTTCAGCCGTCCCCTGCGGCCTCCGTCCTACGAGGTGCACCAGCAGACCCGGGGGAGTTCTGAGACGCTGTCAGGAGacccagcagcagcatcaactcCACAGCCCCAGGCCAGGGACagaacccccctcccccaccccaggATGGGTGACCCCAGGCTGGACTATTATTCACAAGATGGAGGGTCCGGCACGGATCCTCCGGGTTATATCCCTCCCCCATCGTATCCCCCCAAGAGAGCTCCGCTTATGAGAGGGGGCCATGGAGGTCACAGGGGCTATGGAGAGGTCCCAGTGAACTACAG GTACCACCAGGTGTTCCAGCAGCAACAGATGCGTGGGACCCCGGACCCCTGGTTCAGTAGCAGACACACCGGTGGAGGAGGGTCCTGGCCGGAGCCTCAGAGAGAGCCCCTCCGAGAGAGGAGCGTGCCCCACCGGAAGCAGCTCTACCCTGGCTACAGCGAGCAGCAGCACCAGCCGGGTCTTGGTCCTGGCATCCAGTACATCCACGACCCACGTGTCCGACAAAATTCCGGGGGAGGAAGCTCGTCTCTAGGCGGCGGAGGTAACTCCATGACGGACCCCGACAACATTCGCCACATCCGTAACTCCACATCCTCTGAGCTTCCCAGTGTCACCGTGTCAGACCATTCGTCTGATGACAGTGCCTTCCTGTCCCTCGCCTCCACGGGGGCCCCGCCGACACTTGCCAGCACGTCAGATCCAGCCAGTCCCACAACGCCGAAGTCTACTAGCGACTATGACAATAAGAATAACCGGTGGAAGCAGCAGCACAGCGATTTGCACAAAGAGACTGACTCACTAGATAACTTCCCAGCAGCAACTGACCAAAACTGTAACAGGTATAATCCCAAAAACAACCTAGGTGGTTTCTCTGCCTTCCATTCCCCAGCCCCGGCCTCATCGGTGCTTCTTAGCTCCAGCTCAGACCAAGGATTCTCGGAAACAACCATCACGCAGGTGAAGAAGATAGTTCCAGCAGACTCGGGGGTAGACCACAACAACAGAAACTCTAAGAGGAAGTCTCACAGTGAGACCATATTCTGCCTGGTGTCTGTCCCCATCCACATGCAGCAACAACAAACCAATAAAGACTCAGTCTCCACAGCAGACCAGAACAATAACGAGAAGATGCCTGACAGTCTGCCAAGTAGTCTGCCAATCGTGAGCGTCTTCGCCACAGAAGACAACCAAAACACTGTGGTCCAATCAGACAACAGCCAAAGCCTCCGTAGCAAGTCGTTATCAGACATGGGTCTCAAACCCCCCTCCCACACCAGCAGCTTCAGTTCTATGAGAAGCACCAGGAAGGGTCCTCTGAGGAAGGAGATAGTAGACGCCTGGTCACTCCAGGCCAGTGCTGACAAGGAGCTGTGCTATGCCGGCTCCTGGCCTGGGGACCAATACAGGAACCAGGAAACCCAGACCAGCTCCCCCGTGAAGGGTCCTGGGTGTACAGGGGGGACAGGTCCACCTGGAGGACAGGGGGGTCAGGAGCCAGGCCACCCGGCCTCAGACACAACCACAGACAGCGGCGTGGGCCCCGACTGCAGCTCTGTGTCCGCCTCCTACGGCGTGGGCTACCCCATGAAAGGCCAGAAGAACCTCCACCCGTCCAGCAACAGCGCCTTCTCCCGCCTCAGTATCAGCCCGGCCCAGCCCCTGTCACTTCCATCACTCCCACCCCAGCCTCCACCCTCTGGatctggggaggagagagaccaacatACCTCCACATCCAGAAAGACTggtgctactaccaccacctccaACACCACTACCAAACCCCCAGACGATGTCAACGCTAACAGCCAGGGCCAGGTGGCGTTTGGTCAGTTCCTGCTGAAGCCGGTGAGCCGGCGGCCGTGGGACGCCATCGAGGAGCTGGAGTGTTTCAACAAGGCTGCAGGCGTAGAACTAGACCAGATCCAGAAGAACCAGAAGGTCCAGCCCAGGAGACCCAGTGTGGACCAgtgtatagatgtcctggatgagGTGTACAGGAACATCATGGAGCTGAGCGGAGAAGACacacaacatcaacatcaacatcagcCCATAGCCCCTCCCCCTCTAGATTCTGAGCGGGAGACAGTTAGCCTTCCAGACCAGCGCCTGAATAACAAACCCAACAACAACGTCCCTACCATCAGGCCCAGACTAGACAGCTGGGGCCCTGGTTCCTCTATAGACCCAGAATATAGGGAGGTGAGGAGTGCCTTCTCCAGGCCCCAGCCCCAGAACAGGACCAGCATCCCCAGACCACTGAGAGAGGACCTGGTGCCAACTGGTTTCAGAGACTACAAACTCCACAATGAACAGAGTGACCACAGGGAAACCTATGACCCCAGGCTTACCTATAGGCAGGAGCAGGACGTCGCCAAGGAGTCTCTACTGAGGGACGTGGGGCTCACCGTCTACACTGAGGCCCCTGGGAGTCTCGGAGAGCAGGACCAGCACTGTGGCCCCACATTCACACCGCTCACATCGTTAGACCACGAGGAACTATGTCACAACGTACAGCTATTATGGGAGAGTGGAGAGAAACCATCTCTAGCCAAAAGCAGCCGGGTTGAGGTTGCGCACATCCGTGAGGGAAGTAATAAGGACGAGCTGGGCCCCACTAAAGcagtggaagaggagaggaaggtaaAGCCGGATAATGTGCCCGTCGTGCCACCCAGATTCAGAGGCCATGAGCCCAATCTGAACATCCGCAGGGCACGGAGTGAGAACAGCAGGTCGCCAAGAGGTGAAGGGTTGCAGGGGTCACCACGCCCCGGCAGGCTGACCCGGGAGGCAGCGATCGCCTTCAAGGATGGCGACTACAGATACAGCGTCAGCTCCGATCCTCTGAGTTGGCGTAACGAGGCGACGTTGGCAGATCGACACCTGGAGACCCTGCTGATCAAGGAGAAGGCGAACACCAGGCCAACGGAGGACCTGAGTAATCTATATGAGGTGAAGTGTGCCAAGGGGATCCCTGAGAACGAGACGATGGAGCAGAGAGCAGCCAGGATACTGGGGATAGACGTAGCCCCGGATTCACTGCAGAGCCGggtccaggagagagaggaggagtcactgcagggggtggtggaggagagcgaggaggaaggagagactggCATAAGTGAAACGCAGGCACACGGCCCTTACAGAGAGCAGCAGAACCAATATGACACAAAGACTGGGGAAGAGACACCAGAACTCCATCCAGAAGGAGCACAGGCTGTGGAATCACTGGGCCTGGTTgaacagaaagaggaggagcaggagcatagagacaacacagagaataAGAGACAACACAAAGAAGAAACCCAGGAGCACAGTccggacagagacacggagacaaaGAGAAGACAGTACGAAgaagtgatggaggtagaggtatcCGTGGTTACCttgggagaggagaaaggaggaggaccCAGTAAGGATGACAGCCTATCAGTATATGAAGACAGACAtgctggaggaggtggagagagccAGAGCCACCCCTCCATGGTGCTGGAGCTACCGGAGTTCCCTCCCAGTagtctgcccctgtctctgcccatGACCCGAGACGAGGAGCTGGCCCTCAGCGTGCTGAGTgtgggagggggtggggagaggcaAGGAAAGAAGGGACATGGTAGTGGTGGTGCCTCCCCCAGGCTCTCCTCGTCCCCCTCCTCCATATTACCTGGCTGCACGGAGAGCATGGCCCACATGGATGAGCCATTCTCCGTCTCCCGCATCCGTGTCAGGAGTTCAGGAGAGGCAGAACCAGAACAAGAGACCGGGGTAGTGgtagaggcagagcgagagaacGATGCAAACCCAGGGGAAGGGATGaggcaggcagaggagaagagagaggggggggagatggaggagttgAGGATGGAGTCCAAGGCGGAGGGGAAAGAGATAGAAGATGAGCCAGATATcgtgcaggaggaggaggagaaagaggaagtcAAAATcaagaggaagaaggatgaggagAAAGAGCCAAAGacgaaaagagaggagaagacaagAGAGGGGCAGGAGGTGGAGAAGGATGAGGTGGTAGAGCCTGATGAGAAAAGAGAGGggcaggaggcagagaggagtgAGAAACCAGATGTCCAACAGGAGGTTAGGCCAGAGCCGGTCTCCAGACCTAtgaaacctcctctcctccccaagcCCATCCCTAAACCTCGTAGCGGCACGGTGACCAAGAGAGAGATCACCCTCCCCCTGAGCTTCAGTGTGTCTTCCTGTGGCTCTTCTCCCACCCTAGAGGACGGCGAGATGCTCTCGG ACTCCTATGATCCTAGTCGAGTGGAGAGAGTGTAA